One Bradyrhizobium sp. ISRA464 genomic window carries:
- a CDS encoding ABC transporter permease, whose product MSATDVTRNGEEREPAFGFWRRSYAMLVKEFIQLRRDRVSFAMIIMIPVMQLLLFGYAINTTPRNLPTAVLLQEDTDIGRSILKAMENTRYFRFTREVHTVEEFDELLKSGKVLFGVEIPRGFERAVRRGDKPALLVAADATDPVAAGAALGALGPLVQSALAHDLHIGDPPEMPFEIRAHARYNPAAESRLNIVPGLVGTILTMTMLIFTALSVTREIERGTMENLLSMPIKPVEVMFGKIIPYVMVGFIQAALIISIGVLLFGVPILGSLLLLALLTTLFITTNLSIGYTFSTIVQNQLQAMQLSMMFFLPSILLSGFMFPFAGMPVWAQYIGEILPLTHYVRIVRAIMLKGAVVQNLQYDTIALAALMLFAMTVAVTRFRRTLD is encoded by the coding sequence ATGAGCGCGACAGATGTGACCCGGAATGGCGAGGAGAGGGAGCCGGCCTTCGGCTTCTGGCGGCGCAGCTATGCGATGCTGGTCAAGGAATTCATCCAGCTTCGCCGCGACCGCGTGTCATTCGCCATGATCATCATGATCCCGGTGATGCAGCTATTGTTGTTCGGCTACGCCATCAACACCACGCCGCGCAATTTGCCGACTGCGGTGCTGTTGCAGGAAGACACGGACATCGGCCGCTCGATCCTGAAGGCGATGGAGAACACCCGCTATTTCCGCTTCACCCGCGAAGTGCACACTGTCGAGGAGTTCGACGAGCTCCTGAAGTCCGGCAAGGTGCTGTTCGGCGTCGAGATCCCGCGCGGCTTCGAGCGCGCGGTGCGGCGCGGCGACAAGCCTGCACTGCTGGTCGCGGCTGACGCCACCGATCCCGTGGCGGCCGGCGCGGCGCTGGGCGCGTTGGGGCCGCTGGTGCAATCTGCGCTGGCGCACGACCTCCATATTGGCGATCCGCCCGAGATGCCGTTCGAGATCCGGGCCCATGCCCGCTACAACCCGGCGGCGGAATCGCGGCTCAACATCGTGCCCGGCCTGGTCGGCACCATCCTGACCATGACCATGCTGATCTTCACCGCGCTCTCGGTGACGCGCGAAATCGAGCGCGGCACCATGGAGAACCTGTTGTCGATGCCGATCAAGCCCGTGGAGGTGATGTTCGGCAAGATCATTCCTTATGTGATGGTCGGCTTCATCCAGGCCGCGCTGATCATCAGCATCGGCGTGCTGCTGTTCGGCGTGCCGATCCTCGGCAGTCTGCTGCTGCTGGCGCTCCTGACCACGCTGTTCATCACCACCAACCTGTCGATCGGCTACACCTTCTCGACCATCGTGCAGAACCAGCTGCAGGCGATGCAGCTCTCGATGATGTTCTTCCTGCCGAGCATCCTGCTTTCCGGCTTCATGTTTCCGTTCGCGGGCATGCCGGTCTGGGCGCAATATATCGGCGAGATCCTGCCGCTGACTCATTACGTCCGCATTGTGCGCGCGATCATGCTGAAAGGCGCGGTGGTGCAGAACCTGCAATATGACACGATCGCGCTGGCCGCCCTGATGCTGTTCGCGATGACGGTCGCGGTGACGCGCTTCCGCCGCACGCTCGATTGA
- a CDS encoding adenylate/guanylate cyclase domain-containing protein → MAGFWGTTSEKTTQQDTSVSADFHHALMREVMTTELLRIKVLIGTAAVLGTVSLAIFFLAPEAVSRVWHGNLSPVYVFYVIVPLILFELWVHGAITWHMRKGRDLPVIRRYVGVLVETSLPTVVLGMHINSMGHEQALGFVAPLIYFVFIILSTLRLDFWLSAFTGFVAASELFYMAVFFHPAGPGAAEQSVYYHAARSTIVLICGVLAGAVGMQLRRQFEASITAATARDRITNLFGQHVSPQVVERLMAEGASTESDIRRVAVMFVDFRSFTASARTRSPQEVVDRLDGAFAVLVDILDRHGGIVNKFLGDGFLALFGAPFEAGDAAQHAVAAAREMLAANERANETSDWPLRIGIGVHVGEVVAGNIGSPRRKEYTVIGDTVNFAARLEALNKDLGSQFLISSAVRDALGDDGKDAVPRGAVPVRGYDRPVPVWQLG, encoded by the coding sequence ATGGCGGGATTCTGGGGCACCACCAGCGAGAAGACGACGCAGCAAGACACGTCCGTATCGGCCGACTTCCATCACGCGCTGATGCGCGAGGTCATGACCACGGAGTTGCTCCGCATCAAGGTGCTGATCGGTACCGCTGCCGTGCTCGGTACGGTCAGTCTCGCCATCTTCTTCCTCGCGCCCGAGGCGGTCAGCCGCGTCTGGCACGGCAATCTCAGCCCCGTCTATGTCTTCTACGTTATCGTCCCGCTGATCCTGTTCGAACTGTGGGTGCATGGGGCGATCACCTGGCACATGCGCAAGGGGCGCGATTTGCCGGTGATCCGGCGCTATGTCGGCGTCCTGGTCGAGACCTCGCTGCCGACCGTGGTGCTGGGGATGCACATCAACAGCATGGGCCATGAGCAGGCGCTCGGCTTCGTGGCGCCGCTGATCTATTTCGTCTTCATCATCCTCTCGACGCTGCGGCTCGATTTCTGGCTCTCGGCCTTCACCGGTTTCGTCGCGGCGTCGGAACTGTTCTACATGGCGGTGTTCTTCCACCCGGCAGGTCCCGGCGCGGCGGAGCAGAGTGTCTACTATCATGCCGCGCGCAGCACGATCGTCCTGATCTGCGGCGTGCTCGCCGGCGCCGTCGGCATGCAACTGCGCCGGCAGTTCGAGGCCAGTATCACAGCCGCCACCGCGCGCGACCGCATCACCAATCTGTTCGGCCAGCACGTCTCGCCGCAGGTGGTCGAGCGGTTGATGGCGGAGGGGGCCAGCACCGAGAGCGACATCCGCCGTGTCGCCGTGATGTTCGTCGACTTCCGCAGCTTCACCGCCAGCGCACGCACACGCTCGCCGCAGGAGGTGGTGGACCGGCTCGACGGCGCCTTTGCGGTACTGGTGGATATCCTCGACCGTCACGGCGGCATCGTGAACAAGTTTCTCGGCGACGGCTTTCTCGCCTTGTTCGGCGCGCCGTTCGAAGCCGGCGACGCCGCGCAGCATGCGGTCGCCGCCGCGCGCGAGATGCTTGCGGCCAACGAGCGCGCCAATGAGACGTCGGACTGGCCGCTGCGCATCGGCATCGGCGTTCATGTCGGCGAGGTCGTCGCAGGCAACATAGGCTCGCCCCGGCGCAAGGAGTACACCGTGATCGGCGACACCGTGAACTTCGCCGCGCGGCTCGAGGCGCTCAACAAGGATCTCGGTTCGCAATTCCTGATCTCGTCCGCGGTGCGCGACGCGCTGGGCGACGACGGCAAGGATGCCGTGCCGCGCGGAGCGGTGCCGGTGCGGGGCTACGACCGTCCCGTCCCGGTCTGGCAACTGGGGTAG
- a CDS encoding PhzF family phenazine biosynthesis protein encodes MQRRYITVDVFTDRAFGGNPLAVVLDAGGLSTAQMQAIATEFNYSETTFVLPPQDGAHSAQVRIFTVRSEIPFAGHPNVGTAFVLATQVAKAPARLVFEEKAGLVPVEILSEQGRVLGAELTAPEKLQRTNEVSAAEAAACLSLSASDVKTDRHAPQVVSVGLPFLAVEIASREALKRARPDAAAFDKARARIGRDVVYFYTRDIPASEQPLDLQARMFHPGASGMSEDPATGSATAAAAALLADIDPLRDGELRLRIGQGVDMGRPSLLLTRVRKQGGAVASVHVGGGCVEMMEGTLNVPGEGG; translated from the coding sequence ATGCAGCGGCGCTATATCACCGTCGACGTTTTCACCGACCGGGCATTCGGAGGCAACCCGCTCGCCGTGGTGCTCGACGCCGGTGGGCTGTCGACGGCGCAGATGCAGGCGATCGCGACCGAGTTCAACTATTCCGAGACGACCTTCGTGCTGCCGCCGCAGGACGGAGCGCACAGCGCCCAGGTGCGCATCTTCACGGTGCGCTCGGAAATTCCGTTCGCCGGCCATCCCAATGTCGGCACGGCTTTCGTGCTGGCAACGCAGGTCGCGAAGGCGCCGGCGCGGCTGGTATTCGAGGAGAAGGCCGGACTGGTGCCGGTCGAGATCCTGTCCGAGCAGGGCAGGGTACTCGGCGCCGAACTGACCGCGCCGGAGAAGCTGCAGCGGACCAACGAGGTGAGCGCCGCCGAGGCGGCGGCGTGCCTCTCGCTGTCGGCGAGCGATGTGAAGACCGATCGCCATGCGCCGCAGGTCGTCTCGGTCGGCCTGCCGTTCCTGGCGGTGGAGATCGCGTCGCGCGAGGCGCTGAAGCGTGCCCGGCCGGATGCCGCGGCCTTCGACAAGGCACGGGCGCGCATCGGCCGTGACGTCGTCTATTTCTACACACGCGATATCCCGGCGAGCGAGCAGCCGCTGGACTTGCAGGCGCGCATGTTCCATCCGGGCGCGAGCGGGATGTCCGAGGATCCCGCCACCGGCAGCGCGACGGCCGCCGCTGCGGCGTTGCTTGCGGACATCGATCCGCTGCGCGACGGCGAGTTGCGGTTGCGGATCGGGCAGGGCGTCGACATGGGCCGGCCGAGCCTGCTGCTGACACGGGTGCGCAAGCAGGGCGGCGCCGTCGCGTCGGTGCATGTCGGCGGCGGCTGCGTGGAGATGATGGAAGGGACGCTGAACGTGCCGGGTGAGGGGGGCTAG
- a CDS encoding DUF488 domain-containing protein → MARAKKLFTIGYEQTPSKAVLDELQHAGVKLLVDVRAIASSRRPGFSKSQLAAGLDERGISYVHLRGLGTPKTGREAARSGKYELLHKIYSAHLKTTQARDELDELSALVKKSGPVCILCYERDHSHCHRQWIAEIIEERDGVRIENLVAPQV, encoded by the coding sequence ATGGCGAGGGCCAAGAAGCTGTTCACCATTGGCTACGAGCAGACGCCGTCGAAGGCGGTGCTCGACGAGCTCCAGCATGCCGGCGTCAAGCTGCTGGTCGACGTCCGCGCCATCGCCTCCTCGCGCCGGCCGGGCTTCTCCAAGAGTCAGCTCGCCGCGGGCCTCGACGAGCGTGGTATCTCCTACGTTCATCTGCGCGGTTTGGGCACGCCGAAGACCGGCCGCGAGGCCGCGCGCAGCGGCAAATACGAACTCCTGCACAAGATCTATTCGGCCCACCTCAAGACGACGCAGGCCCGGGATGAGCTCGACGAGCTGTCGGCGCTGGTGAAGAAGTCCGGTCCCGTCTGCATCCTGTGCTACGAGCGCGACCATTCGCACTGCCACCGGCAATGGATCGCGGAGATCATCGAAGAGCGCGACGGCGTCAGGATCGAGAATCTGGTGGCGCCGCAGGTCTAG
- a CDS encoding DUF72 domain-containing protein yields MSAIVAKAPSKTAKTDAGNIYIGIGGWTFEPWRGVFYPEKLAQSKELAYAASKLTSIEINGTYYGSQKPESFRKWASEVPDGFIFSLKGPRFATNRRVLAEAGDSVKRFYDSGVLELKDRLGPVLWQFAPTKKFDGADFGKFLELLPRKLDGRALRHVVEVRHDSFRVPEFVALLREFEIPVVFAEHGKYPAIADVVGDFVYARLQKGNDELKTCYPPKQLDAWAKRFQDWAGGDEPDDLPRVDKAKPKKVPRDVFAYVIHEGKIRAPAGAMELIERVK; encoded by the coding sequence ATGAGTGCAATCGTGGCCAAAGCTCCCAGCAAGACAGCCAAGACGGACGCAGGCAACATCTATATCGGCATCGGCGGCTGGACCTTCGAGCCGTGGCGCGGGGTGTTCTATCCGGAGAAGCTCGCGCAATCGAAGGAGCTCGCCTACGCGGCGTCGAAGCTGACCTCGATCGAGATCAACGGCACCTATTACGGCTCGCAGAAGCCGGAGAGCTTTCGCAAATGGGCCAGCGAGGTGCCCGACGGCTTCATCTTCTCGCTGAAGGGACCGCGCTTCGCCACCAACCGCCGCGTGCTGGCCGAGGCCGGCGATTCCGTGAAGCGCTTCTATGATTCGGGCGTACTGGAGCTGAAGGACCGGCTCGGGCCGGTGCTCTGGCAGTTCGCTCCGACCAAGAAATTCGACGGCGCGGATTTCGGCAAGTTCCTCGAGCTGCTGCCGCGCAAGCTCGACGGCCGCGCGCTGCGCCATGTCGTCGAGGTGCGTCACGACAGTTTCCGCGTGCCCGAGTTCGTCGCACTGCTGCGCGAGTTCGAGATCCCCGTGGTGTTCGCCGAACACGGCAAATATCCCGCGATCGCCGACGTGGTCGGCGACTTCGTCTATGCGCGGCTGCAGAAGGGCAATGACGAATTGAAGACCTGCTACCCGCCGAAGCAGCTCGACGCCTGGGCCAAGCGGTTTCAGGACTGGGCCGGCGGCGACGAGCCGGATGACCTGCCGCGCGTCGACAAGGCCAAGCCGAAGAAGGTCCCGCGCGACGTGTTCGCCTACGTGATCCATGAAGGCAAGATCCGCGCGCCGGCGGGCGCGATGGAATTGATCGAACGCGTGAAATAG
- a CDS encoding glycosyltransferase family 2 protein codes for MYDAIKPGPEIPSQAAGLPQLSVVVPTFNERDNVTVLYRRLDATLKDVAWEVIFVDDNSPDGTWDVVRGLARQDSRVRCIRRIGRRGLSGACIEGILASSAPYAAVIDADLQHDETQLPKMMTLLQSGKAELVVGSRYIEGYRAEGFNKSRAGASAFATEIARRALKVEVADPMSGFFMIRRDRFEQLAPQLSTQGFKILLDVVATAHGKLRTVEIPYTFGARQHGESKLDSMVALDFLGLVLAKLTHDVISLRFLLFAMVGALGLVVHLAALFIALELFGARFPEAQATGAIVAMTSNFILNNFLTYRDQRLKGFAIVRGLLLFYLVCGVGLLANVGVAFSVYDQEPIWWLAGAAGALMGVVWNYAMSGLFVWRKR; via the coding sequence ATGTATGACGCCATCAAACCGGGCCCCGAAATCCCGTCGCAGGCCGCTGGTTTGCCGCAACTTTCGGTCGTCGTCCCGACCTTCAACGAGCGCGACAATGTCACGGTCCTGTACCGGCGGCTCGACGCCACGCTGAAGGACGTGGCCTGGGAAGTCATCTTTGTCGATGACAATTCACCCGACGGAACCTGGGATGTGGTGCGTGGCCTGGCGCGGCAGGATTCTCGCGTCCGCTGCATCCGCCGGATCGGCCGGCGCGGCCTGTCGGGCGCCTGCATCGAGGGCATCCTGGCCTCGAGCGCGCCCTATGCCGCCGTGATCGATGCCGACCTGCAGCACGACGAAACCCAGCTTCCGAAGATGATGACGTTGCTGCAGAGCGGCAAGGCCGAGCTCGTAGTCGGCAGCCGCTACATCGAGGGCTATCGTGCCGAGGGCTTCAACAAGAGCCGCGCCGGCGCCAGCGCCTTCGCCACCGAGATCGCGCGCCGCGCGCTCAAGGTCGAGGTCGCCGACCCCATGAGCGGCTTCTTCATGATCCGCCGCGACCGCTTCGAGCAGCTCGCGCCGCAATTGTCGACCCAGGGCTTCAAGATCCTGCTCGACGTGGTCGCGACCGCGCATGGCAAGCTGCGCACGGTCGAGATCCCCTACACATTCGGCGCTCGCCAGCATGGCGAGAGCAAGCTCGACTCCATGGTTGCGCTGGACTTCCTCGGCCTCGTGCTCGCGAAGCTGACCCATGACGTGATCTCGCTGCGCTTCCTGTTGTTCGCGATGGTCGGCGCGCTCGGTCTGGTGGTGCATCTCGCCGCGCTCTTCATCGCGCTCGAGCTGTTCGGCGCGCGGTTCCCGGAGGCGCAGGCCACCGGCGCGATCGTCGCCATGACCAGCAATTTCATTCTCAACAACTTCCTGACCTACCGCGACCAGCGGCTGAAGGGCTTTGCGATCGTGCGCGGCCTGCTGCTGTTCTATCTCGTCTGCGGCGTCGGCCTGCTCGCCAATGTCGGCGTCGCGTTCTCGGTGTACGACCAGGAGCCGATCTGGTGGCTTGCCGGTGCGGCGGGCGCGCTGATGGGCGTGGTCTGGAACTACGCGATGTCCGGGCTGTTCGTCTGGCGCAAGCGATGA
- a CDS encoding glycosyltransferase family 39 protein yields MNPNEGRLALNTALVVCGLVALRLAAAAWTPLTFDEAYYWMWSKALAGGYYDHPPMVAVVIRLGTMIAGDTPLGVRLVSVLLALPMSWAIYQAAAILFGGQRVAASATILLNITLMAAVGTLIVTPDAPLLVAASLLLFSLAKVLESGRGAWWLAVGASAGAALLSKYTALFFGPAILIWLAMVPKLRRWFLSPWLYLGGLVALGMFAPVILWNADHHWVSFIKQMGRARIEDFRPTYIAELIPTQFAFATPLVFILGVMGLYALYKRRAGAMAARVLVNTMFWTIVGYFAWHALHARVEANWFAPVYPAFAVAAAVAAIQVQWAPREQRTIDFCRRWAAPSGIVLFALLIVQANTGVLSGYRRDATVRSVGVGWQELADEIEKVRVRIGATCVLAPDYGTTGWLVFYLPKGTCVVQQGQRIRWVNMPEPNPAELSGKLLYVHEVEQAVPASMRANFAHIETVAEARRMRGPLTIESYALDALEGPKGDVLDRSPPPELE; encoded by the coding sequence ATGAACCCGAACGAGGGGCGGCTCGCCCTCAACACAGCTCTCGTGGTCTGCGGGCTGGTCGCGCTGCGGCTTGCGGCCGCGGCCTGGACGCCGCTGACCTTCGATGAAGCCTATTACTGGATGTGGTCGAAGGCACTCGCCGGCGGCTATTACGATCATCCGCCGATGGTGGCGGTCGTGATCCGGCTCGGCACGATGATCGCGGGAGATACGCCGCTCGGCGTGCGGCTGGTGTCGGTCCTGCTTGCGCTGCCGATGAGCTGGGCGATCTACCAGGCGGCCGCGATCCTGTTCGGCGGCCAGCGCGTTGCCGCAAGCGCCACGATCCTGCTCAACATTACGCTGATGGCTGCCGTCGGCACGCTGATCGTGACGCCGGATGCGCCGCTCCTGGTCGCCGCGAGCCTGCTGCTGTTCTCGCTCGCAAAGGTGCTGGAGAGCGGCCGCGGCGCCTGGTGGCTTGCTGTGGGCGCCAGCGCCGGCGCGGCGCTGCTGTCGAAATACACCGCGCTGTTCTTCGGCCCTGCGATCCTGATCTGGCTTGCGATGGTGCCGAAGCTGCGGCGCTGGTTCCTCTCACCCTGGCTCTATCTCGGCGGTCTGGTCGCGCTCGGGATGTTTGCGCCGGTCATTCTCTGGAATGCCGATCACCATTGGGTGTCCTTCATCAAGCAGATGGGCCGCGCCCGGATCGAGGATTTCCGGCCGACCTACATCGCCGAGCTGATCCCGACCCAGTTCGCGTTTGCAACCCCGCTGGTCTTCATCCTTGGCGTGATGGGGCTTTATGCGCTGTACAAGCGTCGCGCCGGCGCGATGGCCGCGCGTGTGCTCGTCAACACCATGTTCTGGACCATCGTCGGCTATTTCGCATGGCACGCGCTGCATGCGCGGGTCGAGGCCAACTGGTTCGCGCCGGTCTACCCGGCCTTCGCGGTCGCGGCTGCGGTTGCCGCGATCCAGGTGCAATGGGCGCCGCGCGAGCAGCGGACGATCGATTTCTGCCGCCGGTGGGCCGCTCCGAGCGGCATCGTGCTGTTCGCGCTGCTGATCGTGCAAGCCAACACCGGCGTGCTCTCCGGCTATCGCCGCGACGCCACCGTGCGCAGCGTCGGGGTCGGTTGGCAGGAGCTCGCGGACGAGATCGAGAAGGTGCGCGTGCGCATCGGCGCGACCTGCGTGCTCGCGCCGGATTACGGCACCACCGGCTGGCTCGTGTTCTATCTGCCGAAGGGCACCTGCGTTGTGCAGCAGGGGCAGCGCATCCGCTGGGTCAATATGCCTGAGCCAAACCCGGCGGAGCTTTCCGGCAAGCTGCTTTACGTGCATGAGGTCGAGCAGGCCGTGCCGGCGTCGATGCGCGCCAACTTTGCCCACATCGAGACCGTCGCCGAGGCCAGGCGCATGCGCGGGCCCTTGACCATCGAGAGCTACGCGCTCGATGCGCTGGAAGGCCCGAAAGGCGACGTCCTCGATCGCTCGCCGCCGCCGGAACTGGAGTAG
- a CDS encoding DUF899 family protein, producing the protein MTGSTLKPAAELAKTNTTRFPNESAEYRRARQTLLTEEIELRRHIERVAELRRALPPGGEVTKAYEFIGEAGPASLADLFGNKQTLIIYSYMFGPQREKPCPMCTSFMGTWEAKLPDIEQRVSFVFVARSPIARLIEAKTARGWTRHKLYSDASGDYTRDYVSKEDADMPGYNVFTRRDGTVRHFWAGEMGQGTADPGQDPRGAPDVDPLWTILDTTPEGRGKDWYPKLSY; encoded by the coding sequence ATGACCGGTTCCACCCTCAAGCCTGCCGCTGAACTCGCCAAGACCAACACCACGCGCTTTCCCAATGAGAGCGCCGAGTATCGTCGTGCCCGCCAGACGCTGCTCACCGAGGAGATCGAGCTGCGCCGCCACATCGAGCGCGTCGCCGAGCTGCGCCGTGCACTGCCGCCGGGCGGCGAGGTGACGAAAGCCTATGAGTTCATCGGCGAAGCGGGTCCGGCGTCGCTGGCCGATCTCTTCGGCAACAAGCAAACTCTCATCATCTACAGCTACATGTTCGGTCCGCAGCGCGAGAAGCCGTGTCCGATGTGCACCTCCTTCATGGGCACATGGGAGGCGAAGCTGCCAGACATCGAGCAGCGCGTCTCCTTCGTCTTCGTGGCGCGTTCGCCGATCGCGCGGCTGATCGAGGCGAAGACCGCGCGCGGCTGGACGCGCCACAAGCTCTATTCGGACGCATCGGGCGACTACACGCGCGACTATGTCAGCAAGGAGGACGCCGACATGCCCGGCTACAACGTCTTCACGCGGCGTGACGGCACGGTTCGTCATTTCTGGGCCGGCGAGATGGGGCAGGGCACCGCGGATCCCGGCCAGGATCCGCGCGGTGCGCCTGACGTGGATCCGCTCTGGACCATTCTCGACACCACGCCCGAGGGACGCGGCAAGGACTGGTATCCGAAGCTCTCCTACTGA
- a CDS encoding tlde1 domain-containing protein, translating to MAGLVLGCAWTVYANIFAASVYPSVSSAVLDEPAVKHRVAVAPRPAPSFNEVFASLTPPPSAPGKAEVAKSDSAKSESAKSESVKSEPAAPPLMFNERFAAASPDGVPSSVVADAAPQTDPVKPANAPKVAEAPKPVAAPKLAEAKTPKPVEAAKKEAAANLQVALNTPADAVEPKSAESKRAETKSAGSKSAAAKSSAKSDGVTVRDMAARAKAAVMSIASNERQTMVEKLWGKRESTGGLLSFASADANVTGSIPSTLDQDPTRGGSPPYDRQTAVYDISASTVYLPDGTRLEAHSGLGSRLDDPRSASMKMVGVTPPHIYELKPREALFHGVPALRLNPIGGEGRIYNRVGLLAHTYMLGPKGDSNGCVSFKNYYAFLDAYRNKGIRRLAVLARIQ from the coding sequence GTGGCGGGGCTGGTGCTTGGCTGCGCCTGGACCGTCTACGCCAACATCTTCGCAGCGAGTGTCTATCCTTCGGTGAGCAGCGCGGTGCTCGATGAGCCTGCGGTCAAGCACCGCGTGGCGGTCGCTCCGCGGCCTGCGCCGTCGTTCAACGAGGTGTTTGCGTCATTGACGCCTCCGCCGTCCGCGCCCGGGAAGGCCGAGGTCGCAAAGTCGGATTCTGCCAAGTCCGAGTCTGCCAAGTCCGAGTCTGTTAAGTCCGAGCCTGCCGCACCGCCGCTGATGTTTAACGAAAGGTTTGCCGCAGCGTCGCCGGACGGCGTTCCGTCCAGCGTCGTGGCCGACGCCGCGCCGCAGACGGATCCGGTCAAGCCGGCCAATGCGCCGAAGGTCGCTGAAGCGCCGAAGCCCGTCGCCGCACCGAAGCTTGCCGAAGCGAAGACGCCGAAGCCGGTCGAGGCCGCGAAGAAGGAAGCTGCCGCCAATCTGCAGGTCGCACTCAACACGCCTGCCGACGCCGTGGAGCCGAAATCCGCCGAGTCCAAGCGGGCTGAGACCAAGTCCGCCGGATCCAAATCCGCCGCGGCGAAGTCGTCCGCAAAATCCGATGGCGTCACGGTGCGCGACATGGCTGCGCGCGCCAAGGCCGCGGTGATGTCGATCGCATCGAACGAACGGCAGACCATGGTCGAGAAGCTGTGGGGCAAGCGCGAGTCGACCGGCGGTCTGCTCTCCTTCGCGTCCGCCGATGCAAACGTCACCGGCAGCATCCCCTCGACGCTCGACCAGGACCCGACCCGCGGCGGCTCGCCGCCCTATGACCGCCAGACCGCGGTCTACGACATCTCGGCCAGTACGGTGTACCTGCCCGACGGCACGCGATTGGAAGCGCATTCTGGGCTCGGCTCCAGGCTCGACGATCCGCGCTCCGCGAGCATGAAGATGGTCGGCGTGACGCCGCCGCACATCTATGAGCTGAAGCCGCGCGAGGCGCTGTTCCACGGTGTGCCGGCGCTGCGGCTCAATCCGATCGGCGGCGAGGGCCGGATCTACAACCGCGTCGGCCTGCTCGCGCACACCTATATGCTTGGCCCGAAGGGCGACTCCAACGGCTGCGTCTCTTTCAAGAACTACTACGCATTCCTCGACGCCTATCGCAACAAGGGCATCCGCCGCCTCGCGGTGCTCGCGAGGATCCAGTAG
- a CDS encoding AMP nucleosidase, translating to MSPAPFIETPPQIATEAFVDAGAAVSRLEEIYERNTQFLRDRFEAYVSGVSFATRVRAHYPFVRLTTSSHARLDSRLAYGFVAGPGVHETSVTRPDIFRTYLTEQIGLLIKNHGVAVEIGESNESIPIHFAYRRDINIEAALTVADSSAFTRSLRDVFDTPDLAAMDDAIADGTFELAPGTPEPLALFRAARVDYSLRRLYHYTGTDPEHFQNFVIFTNYQFYVDAFAQSCQQRLASGEAGLEAFVAPGNVITRNARLGGGTTGTAPDRVPQMPAFHLVEPGYRGITLINIGIGPSNARNATDHVAVLRPHAWLMIGHCAGLRNTQRLGDYVLAHGYVREDHVLDHELPLWVPIPALAEMQVALEEAVGEVTGVSGFELKRLMRTGTVASVDNRNWEISGPSVIRRMSQSRAIALDMESAAIAANGYRFRVPYGTLLCVSDKPLHGEIKLAGMASEFYRQRVGQHLEIGLRALERLKQQESERLHSRKLRSFAEVAFQ from the coding sequence ATGTCTCCTGCACCGTTCATCGAAACTCCGCCCCAGATCGCAACCGAAGCCTTCGTCGATGCAGGTGCGGCCGTCAGCCGTCTCGAAGAGATCTACGAGCGCAACACCCAGTTCCTTCGCGATCGCTTTGAGGCCTATGTCAGCGGCGTGTCGTTCGCGACACGCGTGCGTGCGCATTATCCGTTCGTGCGCCTCACGACCTCGTCGCATGCGCGGCTCGATTCCCGTCTCGCCTACGGCTTTGTCGCCGGGCCGGGCGTGCATGAGACCAGCGTCACGCGGCCAGACATCTTCAGGACCTATCTCACCGAGCAGATCGGCCTGTTAATCAAGAACCATGGGGTTGCCGTCGAGATCGGCGAGTCGAACGAGTCGATCCCGATCCACTTCGCCTACCGGCGCGACATCAACATCGAGGCGGCGCTGACAGTTGCCGACAGTTCGGCCTTCACGCGATCGCTGCGCGACGTGTTCGATACTCCCGATCTCGCCGCGATGGACGATGCGATCGCCGACGGCACCTTCGAGCTGGCGCCGGGGACGCCCGAGCCGCTGGCCCTGTTCCGTGCGGCGCGGGTCGATTACTCGCTGCGCCGGCTCTATCACTACACCGGCACCGATCCGGAGCACTTCCAGAACTTCGTGATCTTCACGAACTACCAGTTCTATGTCGATGCCTTCGCGCAATCGTGCCAGCAGCGCCTCGCGTCAGGCGAGGCCGGCCTGGAAGCTTTCGTTGCGCCCGGCAACGTGATCACGCGCAATGCGCGGCTCGGCGGCGGCACGACCGGGACTGCGCCGGACCGCGTGCCGCAGATGCCGGCCTTTCATCTGGTCGAGCCCGGCTATCGCGGCATCACCCTGATCAACATCGGGATCGGTCCGTCCAACGCGCGGAATGCCACCGATCACGTCGCGGTGCTGCGGCCGCATGCCTGGCTGATGATCGGGCACTGCGCGGGCCTTAGGAATACGCAGCGGCTCGGCGACTACGTGCTCGCCCACGGCTATGTCCGCGAGGATCACGTGCTCGATCACGAGCTGCCGCTCTGGGTCCCGATCCCGGCGCTCGCCGAGATGCAAGTCGCGCTGGAGGAGGCGGTCGGCGAAGTCACGGGCGTGTCCGGCTTCGAGCTCAAGCGGCTGATGCGCACCGGCACGGTCGCCAGCGTCGACAATCGCAACTGGGAGATCAGCGGCCCGTCGGTGATCAGGCGCATGTCGCAATCGCGCGCCATCGCGCTCGACATGGAGTCGGCGGCCATCGCCGCCAACGGCTATCGCTTCCGCGTGCCCTACGGCACGCTGCTGTGCGTCTCCGACAAGCCGCTGCACGGCGAGATCAAGCTCGCAGGCATGGCCAGCGAGTTCTACCGGCAGCGCGTCGGCCAGCATCTCGAGATCGGCCTGAGGGCGCTGGAGCGGCTCAAGCAGCAGGAATCCGAGCGCCTGCATTCGCGCAAGCTGCGGAGCTTTGCCGAGGTCGCGTTTCAGTAG